One Devosia lacusdianchii genomic window carries:
- a CDS encoding AAA family ATPase: MVGILKMEGWRLGEARRKKILPGRHGGDSGRRLVAEYGLAEQFVARCRVCARPRLERSGGALYRRRPGRTSFSRMPSSVAATVGRINVILVFGPSGVGKSTLAWALHRRLSQTMASGFVDTDQIGMCYPTPEGDPGNHRIKVAGLSAIARNLSAAGTRVLVVSGMVEDEKTAGFYAEELGFAPHLIRLRADENVLRARLAKRAWNLHLTEASVAHARALDLTGFADIVVETSGRSVEELVDQLAGELPAGGFGQPGRAPDALATGGEASPRIIWIAGVRAVGKSAVAFGVFGRLLRAGQSAGYVDLAQLGLFAPPEGIRHGQVQAVNLGAVIDLFAQRGTRTIVLSGEANDDVLALPVIRRAELELIELRADREALRDRLRRRSEGGGPPLSGDDLLGMDATTIERLAEAEMRDQQGSPLFRVVDSSAQSAEEIASAIVEGLK; encoded by the coding sequence TTGGTCGGCATTCTCAAGATGGAGGGGTGGCGTTTGGGGGAAGCGCGGCGGAAAAAAATTCTGCCAGGGCGGCATGGCGGAGATTCCGGGCGGAGGTTGGTCGCGGAATACGGCTTGGCGGAGCAATTTGTGGCGCGATGCCGTGTTTGCGCGCGGCCCCGACTTGAACGCAGTGGCGGCGCGTTGTACCGACGACGCCCCGGTCGAACCAGTTTTTCCCGAATGCCAAGCTCAGTTGCCGCCACCGTTGGACGTATCAACGTCATCCTGGTCTTTGGTCCGTCCGGGGTGGGAAAAAGCACGCTGGCATGGGCGCTGCATCGCCGGCTGAGCCAGACGATGGCCAGCGGGTTCGTGGACACCGACCAGATCGGGATGTGCTACCCCACGCCCGAGGGCGATCCCGGCAATCACCGGATCAAGGTTGCCGGCCTGAGCGCCATTGCCCGGAACCTGAGCGCGGCCGGCACGCGCGTGCTGGTGGTCTCGGGCATGGTTGAGGACGAGAAGACGGCGGGCTTCTATGCCGAGGAACTGGGCTTCGCACCGCACTTGATCCGGCTCAGGGCCGACGAGAACGTGCTGCGCGCAAGACTGGCCAAGCGGGCGTGGAACCTGCACCTGACCGAGGCGAGTGTTGCCCATGCCCGCGCTCTCGACCTAACCGGCTTTGCCGATATCGTGGTCGAAACGTCTGGCCGCTCGGTGGAGGAATTGGTCGATCAGCTCGCCGGCGAATTGCCGGCGGGCGGTTTTGGCCAACCGGGCCGCGCGCCGGACGCGCTAGCGACGGGAGGAGAGGCCTCGCCCAGAATTATCTGGATCGCGGGCGTACGGGCGGTTGGTAAATCCGCCGTGGCATTTGGCGTATTCGGGCGCCTGCTGCGGGCTGGACAGAGCGCGGGATATGTCGACCTGGCGCAGTTGGGCCTCTTTGCGCCGCCGGAGGGCATCCGACATGGCCAGGTTCAGGCGGTGAACCTTGGTGCGGTTATCGACTTGTTTGCGCAGCGCGGCACGCGGACAATCGTGTTGAGCGGGGAGGCCAATGACGACGTGCTGGCGTTGCCGGTGATCCGGCGCGCGGAGCTGGAGCTGATCGAACTCAGGGCCGATCGGGAGGCGCTGCGGGATCGTCTGCGCCGGCGAAGCGAGGGCGGCGGTCCGCCGCTTTCCGGTGACGATTTGCTTGGCATGGATGCCACGACGATCGAGCGGCTCGCTGAGGCAGAGATGCGCGATCAGCAGGGTTCGCCGCTATTTCGCGTGGTCGATAGCTCGGCGCAATCGGCGGAAGAGATTGCGAGCGCGATCGTCGAGGGGCTGAAATAG
- the cysW gene encoding sulfate ABC transporter permease subunit CysW: MAVKLTARRKRRVSPTSESRPVQWLLIGIAFLFMAVILLLPLYAVFHEALAKGIGGFVAGLANKDAQAAIRLTLLVAAIAVPLNVVFGLAASWAIAKFEFKGKAFLITLIDLPFSVSPVISGLVYVLLFGTGSVLGPWLKSYGIEVLFALPGIVLATIFVTFPFVARELIPLMQDQGTGDEEAALSLGANGWQTFFRVTLPNIKWGLLYGVLLCNARAMGEFGAVAVVSGKIRGQTTTMPLQVEMLYNEYNATAAFALASLLAMLALVTLVLKTALEWRFGEEIAAGAGH, translated from the coding sequence ATGGCAGTTAAGCTCACCGCCCGCCGCAAGCGCCGCGTCTCGCCCACCAGCGAGAGTCGTCCGGTTCAATGGCTGCTGATTGGCATCGCCTTCTTGTTCATGGCGGTCATCCTGCTGCTGCCGCTCTACGCCGTCTTCCATGAGGCTCTGGCCAAGGGCATCGGCGGTTTCGTCGCCGGCCTGGCCAACAAGGACGCGCAGGCTGCGATCCGGCTGACGCTGCTGGTCGCGGCCATCGCCGTGCCGCTTAATGTCGTCTTCGGCCTCGCTGCCTCCTGGGCCATCGCCAAGTTCGAGTTCAAGGGCAAGGCCTTCCTCATCACCCTGATCGATCTGCCATTCTCGGTCTCGCCGGTCATTTCGGGCCTCGTCTATGTGCTCCTGTTCGGCACCGGCAGCGTCCTTGGCCCCTGGCTCAAGTCCTACGGCATAGAAGTGCTGTTCGCGCTGCCCGGCATCGTCCTCGCCACCATCTTTGTCACCTTCCCCTTCGTCGCCCGCGAGCTGATCCCGCTGATGCAGGATCAGGGCACCGGCGACGAGGAAGCGGCGCTCTCGCTTGGCGCTAACGGCTGGCAGACCTTCTTCCGGGTCACCCTGCCCAACATCAAATGGGGTCTGCTTTACGGCGTGCTGCTCTGCAACGCCCGCGCCATGGGCGAGTTCGGCGCCGTTGCCGTGGTGTCGGGCAAGATTCGCGGCCAGACCACCACCATGCCGTTGCAGGTGGAAATGCTCTACAACGAATACAACGCCACGGCGGCCTTTGCCCTGGCATCGCTTCTGGCCATGCTTGCGCTGGTCACTCTGGTATTGAAGACCGCTCTGGAATGGCGCTTCGGCGAGGAAATCGCCGCGGGCGCCGGCCACTGA
- a CDS encoding MarR family winged helix-turn-helix transcriptional regulator, translating into MSKRSDLWFNMVQMVATIEADLSKALQASHGVGLSEYRALQVLARSPDSELRMQELASYLKLNQSSVSRMAERLERQGLAIRDLCPDDKRGVYTVLTQKGRELVDRAVADYEAALDEALKAQGRDDLIPA; encoded by the coding sequence ATGTCAAAGCGAAGCGATCTATGGTTCAACATGGTTCAGATGGTCGCAACTATCGAGGCGGATCTGTCCAAGGCGTTGCAGGCATCACACGGTGTGGGGCTATCTGAGTACCGGGCTTTGCAAGTGCTGGCGCGCTCACCCGATTCGGAGCTGCGCATGCAGGAGCTTGCATCCTATCTGAAACTCAACCAGAGCTCGGTGTCACGGATGGCCGAACGGCTCGAGCGCCAGGGGCTCGCCATTCGAGACCTCTGCCCGGATGACAAGCGTGGTGTCTATACCGTCCTTACGCAAAAGGGACGGGAGCTTGTGGACAGGGCCGTAGCCGACTACGAAGCCGCATTGGACGAAGCACTCAAGGCCCAAGGGCGCGACGATCTAATCCCAGCTTAG
- a CDS encoding GAF domain-containing protein codes for MSAVAFRRFEEKLARFTDPLEAGAALHELAEALIGVRIFTLTAIEMAAGHVRRVYSSHPEVYPVLGTKPLVMDDWFHAMQTERRITAINTAADMEGNFGDLDLIRSLGCNASISVPVMAGNDLLGTINALDVEGRYTPEVVEAAAALIIPATAVFLILRNHFKL; via the coding sequence ATGAGCGCCGTCGCCTTCCGCCGCTTCGAGGAAAAGCTGGCCCGTTTCACCGATCCCCTTGAAGCGGGCGCTGCCCTGCACGAGCTGGCCGAAGCCCTCATCGGCGTCCGCATCTTTACGTTGACCGCCATAGAGATGGCAGCCGGGCACGTCCGCCGCGTCTATTCCAGCCACCCGGAAGTCTATCCGGTGCTCGGCACCAAGCCGCTCGTCATGGATGACTGGTTTCACGCCATGCAGACCGAGCGCCGTATCACCGCCATCAATACCGCCGCCGATATGGAGGGCAATTTCGGCGATCTCGACCTCATCCGATCACTCGGCTGCAACGCCTCGATCAGCGTACCGGTCATGGCCGGCAACGATCTGCTGGGGACCATCAACGCCCTCGATGTAGAAGGCCGCTACACGCCCGAGGTCGTAGAGGCCGCTGCCGCCCTCATCATCCCTGCCACGGCGGTCTTCCTCATCCTGCGTAACCATTTCAAGCTATAG
- a CDS encoding DMT family transporter, translating into MSNTNENAGSRGRAWIMLLLAGVFEIGYALSVGSSQAFSVLSWSLAAAIFFLLTLYFLSVALKSIDVGIGYAVWAGIGAIGAAVFGSVLLNQPLTAVQALWLAVIIAGVVWLKLADSVKRSA; encoded by the coding sequence ATGTCGAATACAAACGAAAATGCCGGCAGCCGCGGACGCGCCTGGATCATGTTGTTGCTTGCTGGCGTCTTTGAGATTGGCTACGCGCTCAGCGTTGGCAGTAGCCAGGCCTTCAGCGTGTTAAGCTGGTCGCTCGCGGCGGCCATCTTCTTCCTGCTGACGCTCTACTTTCTAAGCGTCGCTCTGAAAAGCATCGACGTGGGGATTGGTTACGCCGTATGGGCCGGTATTGGCGCCATCGGAGCGGCGGTGTTTGGCAGCGTGCTGCTCAATCAGCCGCTGACCGCAGTCCAGGCGCTCTGGCTGGCCGTCATCATTGCAGGTGTCGTCTGGCTAAAGCTCGCCGACAGCGTCAAGCGGAGCGCCTAG
- a CDS encoding DMT family transporter — MSWLYLGAAVVFEVVVAISAGNAKGFARPGWTIATLVSGAIATYFLSLALLTFDVGVGYAIWTSAAGVGIVVLGALFFGQKLTLNKVLGILLVIGGVVGLQLSGAA; from the coding sequence ATGAGCTGGTTGTACTTGGGCGCGGCTGTGGTCTTTGAGGTCGTGGTGGCGATCTCGGCGGGCAATGCAAAGGGCTTCGCGCGGCCCGGATGGACCATTGCCACGCTCGTCAGCGGCGCCATCGCGACATATTTCTTGAGCTTGGCCCTACTGACTTTCGACGTGGGCGTTGGCTATGCGATCTGGACGTCCGCCGCAGGGGTCGGGATCGTCGTCCTGGGCGCCTTGTTCTTTGGCCAGAAACTGACGCTGAACAAGGTTCTGGGAATTCTCCTCGTCATCGGCGGCGTTGTCGGCCTGCAATTGAGCGGCGCAGCCTAA
- a CDS encoding group III truncated hemoglobin: protein MSDNPRPPVGTRHERVGWDTPAGLDEAMIRAVVDRFYADARRDPVIGPVFNRVIAPEAWPHHLATIADFWSSMLLGTGRYAGRPMPKHMAIPELSDAHFMRWLALFRRTVEELCPPDIAQVFIERSERIGNSFRMNIAMRRGEDITTMGPLQRETPLWTPPR, encoded by the coding sequence ATGAGCGACAATCCCCGCCCACCCGTCGGCACGCGCCACGAGCGCGTTGGTTGGGACACGCCTGCTGGTCTCGACGAAGCCATGATCCGTGCCGTCGTCGACCGCTTCTACGCCGATGCGCGCCGCGACCCGGTCATCGGCCCGGTCTTCAACCGCGTCATCGCGCCTGAGGCCTGGCCGCATCACCTTGCGACCATCGCCGATTTCTGGAGCTCCATGCTGCTCGGCACCGGCCGCTATGCCGGCCGTCCCATGCCCAAGCATATGGCGATCCCGGAACTCTCCGACGCCCACTTCATGCGCTGGCTGGCCCTGTTCCGCCGCACCGTCGAAGAATTGTGCCCGCCCGATATCGCCCAGGTTTTCATCGAGCGCTCCGAGCGCATCGGCAACAGCTTCCGCATGAACATCGCCATGCGCCGCGGCGAGGACATCACCACTATGGGCCCGCTGCAGCGCGAAACCCCGCTCTGGACCCCGCCGCGCTAA
- a CDS encoding helix-turn-helix transcriptional regulator yields the protein MSSQNLENVTVPENVAWSPRSPGERVLMALKMHGALSSAVLGSLLGTTGEAARQQLMRLAEEGLVVSTSQANGVGRPTQSWSLTPAAQARFPDTHAALTVQLLEIISSSLGDAALDTIISVREADTRAAYETVVAERTSLRDKVAALAELRSGEGYMADWREEPDGSLVLIENHCPICAAATACQGFCRAELEVFRFVLGPDVSVVREEHIVAGGRRCSYAIREIDA from the coding sequence ATGTCAAGCCAGAACTTGGAAAATGTTACCGTCCCCGAAAACGTCGCGTGGTCGCCGCGCAGTCCGGGCGAGCGGGTGCTGATGGCGCTTAAGATGCATGGCGCGCTGTCGTCGGCGGTACTGGGTTCGCTGCTGGGTACCACGGGCGAGGCTGCCCGGCAGCAGCTGATGCGCCTGGCCGAGGAGGGGCTGGTGGTTTCTACCAGCCAAGCCAATGGCGTCGGCCGCCCCACCCAGAGCTGGAGCCTGACCCCCGCCGCCCAGGCCCGCTTCCCCGATACGCATGCGGCCCTGACGGTGCAATTGCTCGAGATTATCAGCAGTTCGCTCGGCGATGCCGCGCTCGACACCATCATTTCCGTGCGCGAAGCCGATACCCGTGCCGCCTATGAAACCGTCGTCGCCGAGCGCACCAGCCTGCGCGATAAGGTCGCTGCGCTTGCCGAGCTGCGCAGCGGCGAAGGCTACATGGCCGATTGGCGCGAGGAACCCGATGGCTCCCTCGTGCTCATCGAAAACCACTGTCCTATTTGCGCCGCGGCCACCGCCTGCCAGGGCTTCTGCCGCGCCGAACTCGAAGTTTTCCGCTTCGTCCTCGGTCCCGATGTTAGCGTCGTCAGGGAGGAGCATATCGTCGCCGGCGGCCGTCGTTGCAGCTACGCCATCCGCGAGATCGACGCATGA
- the cysT gene encoding sulfate ABC transporter permease subunit CysT has protein sequence MSTAVSSVARPRWSFGRRSVIPGFGLTLGFTLTYFSLIILIPLIALAVRSAGLGPEGFWKAATDPRVLGALRVSFVTALMAAGVNVIFGTLIAWVLVRYRFPGRRIFDAIIDLPFALPTAVAGIALTAIYAPNGAIGALFAPLGWRIAYTPSGIVIAMIFIGLPFVVRTIQPILEEVSHEVEEASATLGANRFQTVVHVILPSLMPAILTGFALAFARAVGEYGSVIFIAGNIPFVSEIAPLLIVIRLEETNYAGAAAIASVMLIISFLLLFAINLIQAWSRRRYGYGS, from the coding sequence TTGAGCACCGCCGTCTCGTCTGTCGCACGGCCCCGCTGGTCCTTTGGCCGGCGCAGCGTTATCCCGGGCTTCGGGCTGACGCTCGGCTTCACGCTCACCTATTTCTCGCTGATCATTCTCATTCCGCTGATCGCGCTGGCCGTGCGCTCCGCCGGCCTCGGCCCCGAGGGGTTCTGGAAGGCCGCGACCGATCCGCGCGTACTCGGCGCCCTGCGCGTCAGCTTCGTCACCGCGTTGATGGCCGCTGGCGTCAATGTCATTTTCGGCACGCTCATCGCGTGGGTGCTGGTACGTTATCGCTTTCCCGGACGCCGCATTTTCGATGCCATCATCGATCTGCCCTTCGCCCTGCCCACCGCCGTTGCCGGCATTGCGCTGACCGCAATCTATGCACCCAATGGCGCTATCGGCGCGCTGTTCGCGCCGCTTGGCTGGCGCATTGCCTACACGCCATCAGGCATCGTCATCGCCATGATCTTCATCGGCCTGCCCTTTGTCGTGCGCACCATTCAGCCGATCCTCGAAGAGGTCAGCCACGAGGTCGAAGAAGCCAGCGCCACCCTCGGCGCCAACCGCTTCCAGACCGTCGTCCACGTCATCCTGCCCAGCCTGATGCCGGCCATCCTTACCGGCTTCGCCTTGGCCTTCGCCCGCGCTGTCGGCGAATATGGCTCGGTGATCTTCATCGCTGGCAATATTCCGTTCGTCTCCGAAATCGCGCCGCTGCTGATCGTGATCCGCCTGGAAGAGACCAACTATGCCGGCGCCGCCGCCATCGCCTCGGTGATGCTGATCATCTCGTTCCTGCTGCTGTTCGCCATCAACCTGATCCAGGCCTGGTCGCGCCGGAGGTACGGTTATGGCAGTTAA
- a CDS encoding sensor domain-containing diguanylate cyclase, translating into MSERRSTIADGFARGTSLLRSGLCDEALTEFRAVYAEAEADGDPASMAAALCEMAWSSYKLGEIEQALECAMGAKWLWLRLGDRAELSRAMAVEAIAFLDLGFSDQAYDLSAEALVIAETLEDPAILAFALNAKGIVLTVCREIELGAGLLERASDLADTQGNDAAAAYYLVNRGFCHAKLAERAAALNDPETASAERKAAIGFTEHAIELAERCDDAWTQRVGFGNCAEMLALEGRFAAALGYLGRSAELPGDPGPSLRIHYLYTLGDVLLRAGNLEAAHTAATEALALADATGQIDHQVNAVSKLAEILEALGQSREALALQKRFHQLYVRQSGEIARRLARVEEIRAETDRLRSRAAILADQALSDPLTGIANRRSFDQIVNRLAGTPFAIAIVDLDNFKLVNDRFSHIVGDAVLQRVATTMVGQLGPHGHAARLGGEEFALIFPGAAETTATAFCEGVRIAVSATNWSDLGAGLAVTVSIGVVAGEGEQPVGELMHIADRRLYAAKAGGRDCVVCADEPVIVLADAADRRRWRA; encoded by the coding sequence GTGTCCGAGCGTCGAAGCACTATCGCCGATGGTTTTGCGAGGGGAACGAGCCTGCTGCGCTCCGGCCTCTGCGATGAGGCACTGACGGAGTTCCGTGCCGTCTACGCCGAGGCCGAAGCGGACGGCGATCCTGCCAGCATGGCGGCGGCACTCTGCGAAATGGCCTGGAGCAGCTACAAGCTCGGCGAGATCGAGCAGGCGCTCGAATGCGCCATGGGCGCCAAATGGCTGTGGCTCCGCCTGGGCGATCGGGCTGAGCTATCTCGTGCCATGGCCGTCGAAGCCATCGCCTTTCTCGACCTCGGTTTCAGCGACCAGGCCTACGATCTTTCCGCCGAAGCGCTGGTGATCGCCGAAACGCTCGAAGACCCCGCCATCTTGGCCTTCGCACTGAATGCCAAGGGCATAGTGCTCACCGTCTGCCGCGAAATCGAGCTTGGCGCCGGCCTGCTCGAACGCGCCTCCGACCTCGCCGACACCCAGGGCAATGATGCCGCTGCCGCCTATTACCTCGTCAATCGCGGCTTCTGCCACGCCAAGCTGGCAGAGCGCGCTGCAGCCCTGAACGACCCGGAAACCGCCTCCGCCGAGCGCAAGGCGGCCATCGGCTTCACCGAACACGCCATCGAGCTGGCCGAGCGCTGCGACGACGCCTGGACGCAGCGCGTCGGCTTCGGCAATTGTGCCGAAATGCTGGCGCTCGAAGGCCGCTTTGCCGCCGCGCTCGGTTATCTTGGGCGGTCCGCCGAACTCCCTGGCGATCCCGGCCCTAGCCTCCGCATCCACTACCTCTATACCCTGGGCGACGTCCTGCTCCGCGCCGGCAATCTCGAAGCCGCGCACACCGCGGCCACCGAAGCCCTGGCTCTGGCAGACGCGACGGGCCAGATCGACCATCAGGTCAATGCGGTGAGCAAGCTCGCCGAAATCCTTGAAGCCCTTGGGCAATCGCGCGAAGCCTTGGCGCTGCAAAAGCGCTTCCACCAGCTCTATGTCCGCCAGTCCGGCGAGATCGCCCGACGTCTGGCGCGCGTCGAGGAGATCCGCGCCGAGACCGATCGCCTGCGCAGCCGCGCCGCCATTCTGGCCGATCAGGCGCTCAGCGATCCGCTGACAGGTATTGCCAATCGGCGTTCCTTCGATCAGATCGTCAACCGTCTGGCCGGAACGCCATTCGCCATCGCCATCGTTGATCTCGATAACTTCAAGCTGGTCAACGACCGGTTCTCTCACATCGTCGGCGACGCCGTCCTGCAGCGCGTCGCCACCACCATGGTCGGCCAGCTTGGCCCCCATGGTCATGCCGCCCGCCTCGGCGGCGAGGAGTTTGCCTTGATTTTCCCCGGCGCCGCCGAAACCACCGCCACCGCCTTCTGCGAAGGCGTCCGCATCGCCGTCTCCGCCACCAACTGGTCCGATCTTGGCGCCGGTCTCGCCGTCACCGTCAGCATCGGTGTCGTCGCCGGTGAGGGCGAACAGCCCGTGGGCGAGCTGATGCACATTGCCGATCGTCGGCTCTACGCTGCCAAGGCCGGCGGCCGCGATTGCGTTGTCTGCGCCGACGAGCCGGTCATTGTCCTCGCCGACGCCGCCGACCGTCGCCGGTGGCGCGCATGA
- a CDS encoding sulfate/molybdate ABC transporter ATP-binding protein, translating to MDVRVANVRKEFDRFPALNDVSLDIHSGELIALLGPSGSGKTTLLRLIAGLEMPTAGKIFFGDTDASEKTVQERNIGFVFQHYALFRHMTILENVSFGLKVRPRSTRPPAGEIRRRALELLDLVQLSGLEKRYPNQLSGGQRQRVALARALAIEPAVLLLDEPFGALDAQVRRELRKWLREIHDRTGHTTVFVTHDQEEALELSDRLCVMSQGKIEQVGTPDNVYDHPTSPFVFGFIGESSELPVTVENGELWVGGRAIGLPAGDANPGTARLFFRPHDVELIEADASLAGVVSTSRRVGGTRRVELEIGGAGHLVEVDLPFDHPAGEKTRLAFRPRRWKLFPTA from the coding sequence ATGGACGTTCGCGTAGCCAATGTGCGCAAGGAATTCGACCGCTTTCCCGCGCTCAATGACGTGTCGCTCGATATCCATTCGGGCGAGCTGATCGCCTTGCTGGGGCCGTCCGGCTCGGGCAAGACCACGCTGCTGCGCCTCATCGCCGGGCTCGAAATGCCCACCGCCGGCAAGATCTTCTTCGGCGATACCGACGCCTCCGAAAAGACCGTGCAGGAGCGCAATATCGGCTTCGTGTTCCAGCACTATGCCCTGTTCCGCCACATGACCATCCTGGAGAACGTCTCCTTCGGCCTCAAGGTGCGCCCGCGCTCAACGCGCCCGCCCGCCGGTGAAATCCGCCGCCGCGCCCTAGAACTGCTCGACCTCGTCCAGCTTTCCGGTCTCGAAAAACGCTACCCCAACCAGCTCTCCGGCGGTCAGCGCCAACGCGTCGCGCTCGCCCGCGCCCTCGCCATCGAACCCGCCGTACTGCTGCTCGACGAGCCGTTCGGCGCGCTCGATGCCCAGGTCCGCCGCGAACTGCGCAAGTGGCTGCGCGAAATCCACGATCGTACCGGCCACACCACCGTGTTTGTTACCCACGATCAGGAAGAGGCCCTCGAACTCTCCGACCGGCTCTGCGTCATGAGCCAGGGCAAGATCGAGCAGGTCGGCACCCCCGACAATGTCTATGACCACCCGACTTCGCCCTTCGTCTTCGGCTTCATCGGTGAATCGAGCGAATTGCCGGTCACCGTGGAAAATGGCGAACTCTGGGTCGGCGGCCGCGCCATCGGCCTGCCCGCCGGCGACGCCAATCCCGGCACTGCCCGCCTGTTCTTCCGCCCCCACGATGTCGAGCTGATCGAGGCCGATGCCTCCCTTGCCGGCGTGGTCAGCACCAGCAGACGTGTTGGCGGCACCCGCCGCGTCGAACTCGAAATCGGTGGCGCAGGCCATCTTGTCGAAGTCGATCTGCCCTTCGACCACCCCGCCGGCGAAAAGACCCGCCTCGCCTTCCGCCCCCGCCGCTGGAAGCTCTTTCCCACGGCCTAG